The following coding sequences lie in one Peromyscus maniculatus bairdii isolate BWxNUB_F1_BW_parent chromosome 3, HU_Pman_BW_mat_3.1, whole genome shotgun sequence genomic window:
- the Prrt4 gene encoding proline-rich transmembrane protein 4 — translation MAGLGCLELGLFCWVLLAVPVGPQPASSAPGAPLTTLTPAPQSEASMLSLNLGLNFKFHLRGPAAVWGSPVTETHPLSPGLGQESEEEVEGDLRTDPLWELLVGSPGNYLSEWGSAEGSSTPWASSLPPESTHPLSGPTKQPTARSQPRMGTVTWATALTATAPPTSAPRPHQSELELKFGVALRAGAAPTLGHRSLPLLPSLRASLAEIAGRLGPFGFFGTTLSPLRNFSGPSSSGTIAHPSSASEVSDPPGLFGTTRSPPPPLLEREFSRSSLLDSVASPSPASIKTTPAQHDPTVSTFGPYEPFPASFGNPSVQPECDPDSCSKPELPDDLGQPPASPLPLFFLTLEADWAEAKARWGLAWEAHVYGAGALFGLVALLALLALALLPWRCPPGAPCLALLDLLLLLAGTTRAFPLFYDAYGHRDRLPTLAWLLLQDLPQPCLAAGLGLACLLLARPRTPRCPASLAALLLLLGLGLAAAATLGSAVHRPLRPLRLASRGLHALLAAFLSALLLALSCWGGRRRRAGAPLGGSGFKGSTPVPQVRSPFAPRESWRRAARTAPVAGTFGLLSGALQGYEVLHALGYGAQAGLEGPWPWWAFQLGLRLGEVGVALPLALLGLYPALCSPRVPRRCWAKLFRLSPGHAAPLLPGGWVPGTRDKEPLGSAISRGDAELLQLCALAGPGPDLLLQGGGCRGFEGAGANPTRSPASSPSSDCTVDFRPPSPINLRRSIEEALCSEALLAPGLFQGTAFGEALPGLGLYRTISLGNKTGAGSSERSEKVPGSPAPAELPSPGAWPAGSSASSGSLCGLSRDSSSMLLCSSPDRPPRCPLVCVLSPPRPSGSSPNLPASGSYQALSPPSRDSPEHSSELQAEEALLQEQFLDACRQIDELSVGSDTIDL, via the exons ATGGCGGGCCTCGGCTGCCTGGAGCTGGGGCTGTTCTGCTGGGTACTGCTCGCTGTTCCTGTGGGTCCCCAGCCAGCTTCCTCTGCCCCAGGTGCCCCTCTTACCACTCTGACCCCAGCACCTCAGAGTGAGGCCTCCATGCTGTCTCTCAACCTGGGACTAAACTTCAAATTCCATCTTCGGGGACCTGCTGCTGTCTGGGGGAGCCCGGTCACAGAGAcccatcctctctctcctggGCTAGGCCAGGAGTCTGAGGAGGAAGTGGAAGGTGATCTGAGGACTGATCCCCTTTGGGAACTACTGGTGGGTTCCCCAGGGAATTACCTCTCGGAGTGGGGCTCTGCTGAGGGCAGCTCTACACCCTgggcctcctccctgcctcccgagtccaCACACCCCCTCTCTGGGCCCACCAAGCAGCCCACCGCTCGCTCTCAGCCTAGGATGGGCACTGTGACCTGGGCTACTGCTCTGACAGCTACAGCACCTCCAACCAGTGCCCCCAGGCCTCATCAGAGCGAGCTTGAGCTGAAGTTTGGTGTGGCTTTGAGAGCAGGTGCGGCCCCGACACTCGGGCATCGGTCCCTGCCGCTGCTGCCCAGCCTGCGGGCCAGCCTGGCAGAGATTGCCGGGCGCCTGGGACCCTTTG GGTTCTTTGGCACTACCCTGTCTCCACTCCGGAACTTCTCAGGCCCGAGTTCATCAGGCACCATAGCACATCCaagctctgcctctgaagtgtcAGATCCTCCAG GGCTCTTCGGTACCACtcggtccccacccccacctctcctgGAAAGAGAGTTCTCAAGGTCAAGCCTGTTGGACTCAGTGGCTTCCCCAAGCCCTGCCTCAATCAAGACAACACCAGCGCAACATG ACCCCACTGTCTCCACTTTTGGTCCATATGAACCCTTTCCTGCCAGTTTCGGGAACCCTTCAGTACAGCCTGAATGTGACCCAGATTCGTGTAGTAAGCCAGAGTTGCCCGACGACTTGGGGCAGCCTCCTGCCTCCCCGCTGCCTCTCTTCTTCTTGACCCTGGAGGCCGACTGGGCAGAGGCCAAGGCTCGTTGGGGCCTGGCTTGGGAAGCCCATGTCTATGGGGCAGGAGCGCTCTTTGGCCTGGTGGCCCTGCTGGCTCTGTTGGCTCTGGCCCTCTTGCCCTGGCGTTGCCCTCCGGGCGCCCCCTGCCTGGCGTTACTGGATCTGCTGCTGCTCTTGGCGGGGACCACTCGGGCCTTCCCGCTCTTCTACGACGCCTACGGGCACCGCGACCGGCTGCCCACCCTCGCCTGGCTTCTGCTGCAGGACCTTCCGCAGCCCTGCCTAGCCGCAGGCTTGGGGCTGGCTTGCCTGCTGCTGGCCCGGCCGCGCACGCCGCGGTGCCCCGCCAGCTTGgctgcgctgctgctgctgctggggctggggtTGGCGGCCGCGGCCACCCTGGGAAGCGCGGTGCACCGCCCGCTGCGGCCGCTGCGGCTCGCCTCCCGCGGGCTGCACGCCCTCCTCGCTGCCTTCCTGTCGGCGCTCCTTCTGGCGCTCTCTTGTTGGGGTGGCCGGCGGCGGCGAGCCGGAGCACCCCTGGGAGGGTCTGGCTTCAAGGGCTCTACGCCTGTCCCGCAAGTGCGCAGCCCCTTCGCCCCGCGGGAGTCCTGGAGGCGCGCGGCGCGCACAGCCCCGGTGGCCGGTACCTTTGGGCTGCTGAGCGGAGCCCTGCAGGGCTACGAGGTGCTTCACGCCCTGGGCTACGGCGCCCAAGCCGGCTTGGAGGGGCCCTGGCCCTGGTGGGCCTTCCAGCTAGGGCTGCGTCTGGGCGAGGTGGGTGTCGCGCTCCCCTTGGCGCTGCTGGGTCTCTACCCGGCGCTCTGCAGCCCTCGTGTGCCAAGGCGCTGCTGGGCCAAGCTCTTCCGATTGTCGCCGGGACACGCTGCCCCGCTGCTGCCAGGAGGCTGGGTCCCTGGAACCCGGGACAAGGAGCCCCTGGGTAGCGCGATCTCGCGTGGGGATGCGGAGCTGCTGCAGCTGTGCGCCCTAGCGGGCCCAGGTCCCGACCTCCTACTCCAGGGTGGCGGCTGCCGGGGCTTCGAAGGTGCCGGGGCCAACCCAACGCGGTCACCAGCTTCCTCCCCTAGCAGCGATTGCACGGTGGACTTCCGCCCGCCTTCACCCATCAACTTGCGGCGCAGCATCGAGGAGGCCCTCTGTAGCGAGGCGCTGCTGGCTCCTGGCCTCTTTCAGGGCACTGCTTTTGGGGAAGCCCTTCCTGGGCTCGGCCTCTACCGCACCATCTCACTGGGGAACAAGACAGGAGCAGGATCCAGTGAGAGGTCGGAGAAGGTCCCTGGATCTCCAGCGCCTGCTGAGCTCCCTTCTCCTGGGGCCTGGCCCGCAGGCAGCAGCGCCTCATCTGGCTCTCTGTGCGGACTCTCACGCGACAGCTCGTCCATGCTTCTGTGTTCCAGCCCCGACAGGCCCCCGCGCTGTCCCCTAGTCTGCGTCCTCAGTCCCCCGCGGCCCTCAGGGAGCAGCCCCAACCTCCCAGCCTCAGGATCCTACCAGGCCCTATCCCCACCCTCCCGCGACTCCCCTGAACATTCTTCGGAGCTGCAGGCTGAGGAGGCATTGCTGCAAGAGCAATTCCTAGATGCCTGCCGACAGATTGACGAGCTGAGCGTGGGCAGCGACACCATAGACCTGTGA